From a single Actinomycetota bacterium genomic region:
- a CDS encoding U32 family peptidase has protein sequence MNKIELVVPAGGYEQLKSAVLAGADGVYVGFEKYSARAYADNFDLKNLERASEYCHLNNVKLYLALNTIIKENELHGLADFISGILKRVRIDAFIIQDFALLKILNDLDCSVPVHASTQVNIHNSFSAEFLKNLGIKRIILSREMTLEEIKKIAEKDIADIEIFCHGSQCYSYSGQCYFSTSVGQRSGNRGTCPQPCRMKYKLIGNGNKWKSDQEGYFLSKCDLSLIDRLPEIINAGVKAIKIEGRMKTPEYVAIVTSIYRKYIDIFYKGSNYPVDRQDIFKLKQVFSRKLNNGYFSEKFPKEIISFRKSGSTGNLFGRISGIETGKEKKIMLVDSEMNLKKDDILEIWTKKGNERIKVKNFLTEDNNNKNTKKIKYRIETNRKIFFAVGDRVFKYFDKGLEEEAAEISDRKNKPGHELNRNTKGLKNSNFPIDGKKDKNIKNDIIYNDIDKKNEIYRRISSIKIRNSVSLISCSPSNIKEIIQGIDSAGESAENGKGIRINLIYDLFNADKKSYAENSKKSINEFIKLSSYAAKKNIVFYFLTPAIIHDDDLNDVSEAVNYLIGNNFYNFYVSNYAFLKFFYDYCGKTEKIFNIILAHNFNIANSFNLYELLREKPDNICLKEVVFSPELTVEEVSNAVVDFYGKILKKNNELVLPLATLYSYGYFPLMSARVKYNFSGDNSGNLFLRDKKNYSFMIRSDFSENTIIYNSKKHNLVSETAILIQGLINGFLIDARLLKKGESIFALNSFLEAVRINRRIADDYFNIARVMKAKKETEKLTLRLLESEYFKDFTKGHVSKQVI, from the coding sequence ATGAACAAGATTGAACTGGTCGTTCCGGCTGGCGGTTATGAGCAGTTGAAGTCTGCCGTCCTGGCCGGTGCAGACGGCGTTTATGTCGGATTTGAAAAATATAGCGCAAGAGCATATGCGGATAATTTTGATTTAAAAAATCTTGAAAGAGCTTCCGAGTACTGCCATTTAAACAATGTAAAGCTATATCTGGCGTTAAATACCATTATAAAAGAAAATGAATTACACGGGCTTGCTGATTTTATCTCCGGTATCTTAAAAAGGGTCAGAATAGATGCTTTTATCATACAGGATTTTGCTCTTTTAAAGATCTTAAATGACCTTGATTGCTCTGTGCCGGTTCATGCCAGCACCCAGGTGAATATTCATAACAGTTTTTCTGCAGAATTTTTAAAAAATCTCGGCATAAAAAGAATAATACTTTCAAGAGAAATGACTCTTGAAGAAATAAAAAAAATAGCCGAAAAAGATATTGCGGATATTGAGATTTTCTGCCATGGTTCGCAATGCTATTCATATTCCGGACAGTGCTATTTCAGCACATCAGTCGGACAAAGAAGTGGAAACAGGGGAACATGTCCTCAGCCATGCCGTATGAAATATAAGCTGATAGGCAATGGAAATAAATGGAAATCTGATCAGGAAGGATATTTTTTAAGCAAATGCGATCTTTCCTTAATCGACAGACTGCCGGAGATCATTAATGCCGGAGTAAAAGCAATAAAAATAGAAGGAAGGATGAAAACTCCTGAATATGTCGCCATAGTCACGAGCATATATAGAAAATATATTGATATTTTTTATAAAGGCTCAAATTATCCGGTAGACAGGCAGGATATCTTTAAACTCAAACAGGTTTTTTCCCGAAAATTAAACAATGGATATTTTTCTGAAAAATTTCCCAAAGAAATAATTTCATTCCGGAAGTCCGGAAGTACAGGGAATTTGTTCGGAAGAATTTCCGGAATTGAAACAGGAAAAGAAAAGAAAATAATGCTGGTTGATTCTGAAATGAATTTAAAGAAGGATGATATCCTTGAAATATGGACTAAAAAGGGTAATGAAAGAATAAAAGTAAAAAACTTTTTAACGGAAGATAACAATAATAAAAATACAAAAAAAATAAAATACAGGATTGAAACCAACAGAAAGATTTTTTTTGCAGTGGGTGACAGAGTTTTCAAATATTTTGACAAAGGTCTTGAAGAAGAAGCTGCAGAAATATCAGACAGGAAAAACAAGCCGGGACATGAATTAAACAGGAACACAAAGGGTCTGAAAAACAGCAATTTTCCGATTGATGGGAAAAAAGACAAAAATATTAAAAATGATATTATCTATAATGATATTGATAAAAAAAATGAGATATATCGAAGGATTTCATCTATTAAAATAAGAAATTCAGTTTCCCTGATAAGCTGCAGTCCAAGCAATATTAAGGAAATCATACAAGGAATCGATTCTGCCGGAGAATCAGCCGAAAACGGGAAAGGGATAAGAATAAATCTGATATATGATCTCTTTAATGCAGATAAAAAAAGCTATGCTGAAAACAGTAAGAAATCCATAAATGAATTTATCAAACTAAGCTCATACGCTGCAAAAAAAAATATTGTATTTTATTTTCTGACTCCGGCGATAATCCATGATGATGATCTAAATGATGTATCGGAAGCTGTAAACTATCTGATCGGTAACAATTTTTATAATTTTTATGTATCAAATTATGCTTTTCTGAAATTTTTCTATGATTACTGCGGAAAAACAGAAAAAATTTTTAATATTATTCTTGCCCACAATTTTAACATTGCCAATTCTTTTAACCTGTATGAATTGTTAAGAGAAAAACCTGATAATATATGCCTGAAAGAAGTTGTATTCTCTCCTGAGCTGACCGTTGAGGAAGTCAGTAATGCCGTAGTGGATTTTTATGGAAAAATCCTGAAAAAAAATAATGAGCTTGTCCTGCCTCTTGCAACTCTTTATTCTTATGGCTATTTTCCTTTAATGAGCGCAAGGGTAAAATATAATTTTTCGGGAGATAATTCTGGTAATTTATTTCTGAGGGATAAAAAAAATTATTCTTTTATGATCAGAAGTGATTTTTCAGAAAATACAATTATATATAATTCGAAAAAACACAATCTTGTAAGTGAAACAGCTATTCTGATTCAGGGACTAATTAACGGATTTTTGATAGACGCACGATTATTAAAAAAAGGCGAGAGTATTTTTGCCCTGAATTCATTTTTGGAAGCAGTCAGAATTAACAGAAGGATTGCAGATGATTATTTTAATATAGCCAGGGTTATGAAAGCAAAAAAAGAGACAGAAAAATTAACTCTAAGATTGCTTGAATCGGAATATTTTAAAGACTTTACAAAAGGCCATGTTTCAAAACAGGTAATTTAA